DNA sequence from the Alkaliphilus metalliredigens QYMF genome:
TGACATCATTACTGTCATAAGTGATCAATGTATGGATTGGTACTGTAAAGTAGTAGTTGAATATGAGCACACTTCCGATAGCTGCAAATATGCCGTAAAAATACCCCTTTGTGGTGACAGTTACAATCAATGCTCCAACTAAAAACACCATAATAATACTTTCTTTTCCGATACCAACACTACCTAAAAATAGTGATAAAATGGTGGATATAGCTATAATTAAGGCAAGTTTTATCATATAGATTATGTGAATTTGTTTTTTCTTGTTAATAAGATCACCTCCACTAATCCATTGTATCACAGTCCTTTAGCTAGAATTTCTTTAATAGGTTCATTATGTCTACTCTATTACCTGCAACAATTAAATGTTCTTCTTTTTTAAATACATGGTCTGCACCTGGTAAAGGAAATACTCGATCATTATACTTGGTAGCAAGTACATTAATCTTATATTTAACTCTAACAGCTACCTGAGCAATGGTTTTACCAATCCATGAATTTAAAGGTGGTATTTCAAAAATACAGTACTCAGGTGTTAATTCAACATAATCAAACACATTACCAGCACTCAATCTTACCGCTGCCTTATTTGCACTTTCCTTCTCGGGGTAGACCACTTCATCTGCCCCATTGCGTAAAAGAAATTTTTCATGCATTTCCCTATTGGTCTTTGCAATTACATAAGGTGCTCCTAACTCCTTTAACTGATAAGTTATTTCCATAGAAGATTGAAAGTTAGATCCCATACAAACAAAGCAAATATCGAAGTTCGAAACGCCAAATGAACGCAACACTTCAATATTTGTACAATCACCAATTTGAGCACTTGTCACGATGGGTAATAAATCACTTATTCTTTCTTCTAATTGATCTACAACCATCACTTCATTGCCTAGTTCTGCAAATTTAGTGGCTAAATATCTCCCAAATCTCCCCATTCCTATTATTAATACAGATTTCTTTTTTATATTCATATAGCATTATCCTTTCCTTATATAATTAGCCAATAACGATTTTCTCTAAAGGATTTTTTACAAGCACACTGTTTTTGCTTTCAACAACTGCCATCAATACTGCAAGACTTCCAATTCTACCACAAAACATCAGTACAGTAATAATCAATCTTGATAATACATTTAAGTCTCTAGTTATGCCCGTAGACAATCCCACTGTTCCTGTTGCTGATAGCACTTCAAATGTAATATCACTCAATGCTAATCCAGGTTGAATCAGACTGATGAGTAACATTCCTACACAGGCACCTATTATATACATGGTAATAATACTGTATGCCCGCTTTAATACACTGTCCTCTAACCTGCGGCCAAATATATTCAAGTCTTCTGAGTGTCTAACCAGAGAAATTACAGAAAGAATTGTAATGATAAAAGTTGTGGTTTTAATTCCTCCAGCTGTTGAGCCTGAACTACCACCAATGATCATTAACATCATCGTTAGCAGTTTAGAGCCTTCTGAAAGTGCTGCTGTATCAATGGTATTAAACCCAGCTGTACGTGGCGTAATGGCTTGGAACAACGAGGATAAAACACTTTCTTTTACACCTGTGTCTACTAAGAGGTTATTCCTTTCAAATACGTAAAATGCAATAGCAGAACCAAATATGAGTAAAGCTGTTGTGAATAATACAATTTTAGAGTGTAGCTGATACTTTTTGAATTTATACTTATTTTTATAAATATCTTCCCATACGATAAATCCAATCCCACCAACTACGACTAAAGTCATGATGGTGATGTTAATTACTGCATCACCACTATACCTTGTTAATGATGAATAGGCCTCATACCTTCCCATTAAGTCAAAGCCCGCATTATTAAATGCAGACACTGAATGGAATATCCCGTTAAATATTCCTGGCTTGATACCCATTTCACGGCTAAACTTAATGGCAAGTATGATGGCACCAATGGCTTCAAAAATAAGTGTCCCAACTAATATATGCTTTACTAAACGTACAACCCCACCTATATGAATGGTGTTGACAGATTCTTGAAGAAAGCTTCTCTCTCTAATTCCAATTTTCTTTCGTAGTAACAGTAAAAACATCGTTGCTATAATCATAAATCCTAAACCACCAATTTGGATGAGTACCAATATAACACTCTGCCCGAATATAGAAAAATGGCTATAGGTATCATAAACAACTAGTCCAGTAACGCCAGTTGCAGATGTGGCTGTGAAAAGTGCATTCAGAAATGGTGTCCCGTCCCCACTCCTAGATGCTATCGGCAGTGACAAGAGTATAGCACCTACTAGTATGATTATTAAGAAACCTATGGCACTTAGTTTTGCATAGGTTAAATCAAATCTTGGCTTGATCTTTGACTGCATCTTCTACCCACCCCTTTATTGCACTAAAAAGTCTGTCTATGTTATCGCTATAGAGTAGTACCTCGTCAAAGTTAAATTCATTATATATCTTTAAGTGGCTCTGATTATTACATAATACGATTACACTAGGAATAGAGTAAATCTTAAATGCAACAGAGCTAATCATTAAATTATCCACATCGTTGTAGGACAGTGCTAACAAACATTTATAATTTGACTCGGTATTTATATCATTGATATCAGTTATGAATTCCCACATTTCATTCTGTAAGTCACAATAAGCTTTTACTCGATTACTTAGCTCATTGTCTCCATAAATCAAAATGACTTTTTCTTTCATCTCTCTACTATTTGTATATTCATCAGAGAGATTCTCATTTGCATACTGAGCATGGCTTTCTACAAACGTATCGACTTGATCCATCAAATAATACCCAAACAGTAAAATAAGTATAGCAATTAAAACTACAATAAATGCCAAAGAACTCTCCTCCTTTTGATAGTAGTTTACAGCTATACTTATAAAGTTTGTATTAATATTTGTGAACTGATGTTAATATTGTGTTAAGGCTACATATTAGGATTAGCTTTAACATAATGAAAGCTTGTCTAATCATCTTTATTTTCAATTGGTACTAAGTTCCCCTTTTTGTCTTAAGCTAGCAAATGCAATCTTTCCTGTGTGCCTGAAAACTGTCAAATTGCTTTTGAGTAATGAGAAGTTCTTCGCGTAATACTAAAGGTTCATTGGCAATTCGCCCCTATTTTACATAAATATCAAACACATAAGATATCAGTCCTATAATTTACCAACATATTTTTGATTCATATGCACGTTTGTATATATTCCATATGTGAACTAGAGTCTAAGGAAATCAACGAAAGAACTTCCTTAGAAAGAAAGATTAAAAGAGAAAAAGGACTCTATTCTAGAGGAGCCCATATCCCTATCGTGGTCCAGCTTCAGGATCTTGTCTTTGCCTAACATCTCTACTCTTTCCACAGACTTCCCTTACTTATTATCTATCTTCAGGGTGGGAAGACTGTTTTCAATGCCCTCAGTTTTCTGCAGTATTAAAAAAGCAAGAGAAGAAAATCCCTTCCCTTGCAGATCTATGGTCCTTTGATGCCATCCTCTAGTGTCCATACATCGTAAACCTTACAACCATAATGACAGCAGTGCCTATGTTCATTGTTGGAAAATCAAAAAACATTCCAACAATAGATGAAAGTGTAGCGCCTCCGAGCAATCCGAAGGCAACTCCAAAACCCACATATGAGTTCCTATCATTATTATCTTGTTTTTTATTATTATTATTTTTGTCAGTCATATTCACTCAACTCCTTCTAACCCTTAACTCTTATTACTACACATAATCTATCAAGTACGGCTTTAAATGATGGCGTATCAAAAGTGAAAGAATAAAATTACTTCTCCATTTCTCCCATTACAAGGTAGATAATCCCTACTCCTAATGAAATTACACTTATAATCACCAGTGTGTTATTAGTGTATTCAAGCATCGCATTAAACAATCCACGATTCTATGAGGATACACCTCCATTTTCTTGTTCTAAACTATCGATGTCGCTCAGTCCATCTTCTACACCGTAAATAAGATAGTGAATAACGTCTACTGTTTAACTATTTTAAAGAGAGGCAAAATCAATTTCTCATATTCATTTTACGAGAAAAATACTCAGGGAACATGAAAATCAGCTGATAAACAAAATATCCTCCCTATATGTTTTATAAAAAAATGATTATTGGCTTCTGACTGATGATGGTCTCAAAGAAGTTGAAAAATTTATTTGATATTTTAAAAAAACCATAATTACTGGCTACAGTAACTTGAGAAGACTGCAACCCTGCAGTCTTCTTTATTTATTAAAAATTACATCTAATTACAGAAAAAAATCTAAGTGCACGAAAGTGGCACTATTTTTCATGAAACGGAGAAATGCACCCTCCGGTTCTTCCCAGAGAGTGCATTTTTCAATCTTTTAATGGAGCTGATGAGCGGAATTGAACCGCCGACCTCTTCCTTACCAAGGAAGTGCTCTACCCCTGAGCCACATCAGCATATAAATTATTTTTAAAATCCGACAAAATTAATTATACCCTAAATCTCTGATAATGTAAAGAAAAAAATAATAATTTCACACTTTTTTATTGCCATTAGCTTATTTAACTGGTATTTACCTTTTTACTTGGGTTTAACCTTCAGGAAGTGTACATGATTAATCAAGGATTTGACCTCATATTTCCTCGGCAATGTTAAATTACCCTAATGGCCCTTCGATGGTGAAATGCCCTTCGGTAGAGATTTTAAACTAGCAACCTTACTACCGAAGGGCCTTAACTCTTCTTTTTCCGTCGTTGAATTAATACTAAAAAACATCTTAGAAAATAACGGCACCTACAATACCAAATATAATCAATGGAATATTATAGTGTAGGAAAGTCGGTACGCAGGTATCCCATATGTGATCATGCTTTCCGTCTGCATTTAATCCCGCTGTAGGTCCTAATGTACTGTCTGAAGCAGGTGAACCTGCATCTCCAAGGGCCGCTGCAGTCCCAATTAATAAAATGGTTGCCATGGGGCTAAATCCAATGGAGGCAGCCAGTGGTACATAAATAGCTGCAATGATAGGTATTGTCCCAAAGGAGGTCCCGATACCCATTGTAATAATCAATCCAATTAAAATCATCACTGTTGCTCCAATTAACTGGTTCCCACCTAAAAGACCAGAAACACTATCTACTAAGGTTTCCACTCCCCCAGTTTCTCTGATGACAGCGCCATACCCCGATGCCACCAACATTACAAAGGCAATAAAGCCCATCATTCCAATACCACTATTAACCAATTTATCAATTTCCTTCCACTGGATGGCCTTAAAAGTTAACATAATTGCAATTCCAACCATTGCCCCTAGGGGTAATGAGTCAACCTGAATCTGAATCACCAATGCTGCTACCGCACCGACTAGGGCGGCATAATGCTTTGTCGTTAGTTTTTCTATTGATCCTTCCTGTGCAGCTGCGGTTTCAATGGCCACTAGCTCACGATCGATTTCATATTCTCTAGGCTTTCGATAAGAAAATAATACAGCTACCAATAGCCCTACGATCATGGCAACACCGGGAAGCCACATCACTCGCCAAACCATGCCTGTTGTAATCTCCATCCCATTAGCGTTCATTTGATCTCTAATAATATTATGAAAAATCAGTCCATACCCAAAAGGTAGTGCCACATAGGGTGCCTTTAGGCCAAAGGTAAGGGCGCAGGCAATTCCTCTTCGATCTACCCTTAGTCTGTCCATCAGAGAAAGTAAGGGTGGAATTAAAATAGGTACAAAGGCAATATGTACCGGAATTAAATTTTGTGAAAACGAACTTACGATTGCAATAATCAAAGCTAAAATCATTGCTTTACCTTTAATCCACTTGGCAATATTTTTTGCTAATATTTCCGCTACTCCAGTTGTGTGGATTGCAGCAGCCAATGCTCCCAATAACACATAGCTTAATGCAGTTTCTGCATTACCACCCATGCCTCCCACTAAAATTTTCATCACTTCACTAACAGGAATACTCGCTAGTAACCCACCTGCCAATGC
Encoded proteins:
- a CDS encoding potassium channel family protein, with the translated sequence MNIKKKSVLIIGMGRFGRYLATKFAELGNEVMVVDQLEERISDLLPIVTSAQIGDCTNIEVLRSFGVSNFDICFVCMGSNFQSSMEITYQLKELGAPYVIAKTNREMHEKFLLRNGADEVVYPEKESANKAAVRLSAGNVFDYVELTPEYCIFEIPPLNSWIGKTIAQVAVRVKYKINVLATKYNDRVFPLPGADHVFKKEEHLIVAGNRVDIMNLLKKF
- a CDS encoding TrkH family potassium uptake protein, producing MQSKIKPRFDLTYAKLSAIGFLIIILVGAILLSLPIASRSGDGTPFLNALFTATSATGVTGLVVYDTYSHFSIFGQSVILVLIQIGGLGFMIIATMFLLLLRKKIGIRERSFLQESVNTIHIGGVVRLVKHILVGTLIFEAIGAIILAIKFSREMGIKPGIFNGIFHSVSAFNNAGFDLMGRYEAYSSLTRYSGDAVINITIMTLVVVGGIGFIVWEDIYKNKYKFKKYQLHSKIVLFTTALLIFGSAIAFYVFERNNLLVDTGVKESVLSSLFQAITPRTAGFNTIDTAALSEGSKLLTMMLMIIGGSSGSTAGGIKTTTFIITILSVISLVRHSEDLNIFGRRLEDSVLKRAYSIITMYIIGACVGMLLISLIQPGLALSDITFEVLSATGTVGLSTGITRDLNVLSRLIITVLMFCGRIGSLAVLMAVVESKNSVLVKNPLEKIVIG
- a CDS encoding Na+/H+ antiporter family protein produces the protein MFTNPVVLSVIIMTVLCLLKLNVILSLIIAALAGGLLASIPVSEVMKILVGGMGGNAETALSYVLLGALAAAIHTTGVAEILAKNIAKWIKGKAMILALIIAIVSSFSQNLIPVHIAFVPILIPPLLSLMDRLRVDRRGIACALTFGLKAPYVALPFGYGLIFHNIIRDQMNANGMEITTGMVWRVMWLPGVAMIVGLLVAVLFSYRKPREYEIDRELVAIETAAAQEGSIEKLTTKHYAALVGAVAALVIQIQVDSLPLGAMVGIAIMLTFKAIQWKEIDKLVNSGIGMMGFIAFVMLVASGYGAVIRETGGVETLVDSVSGLLGGNQLIGATVMILIGLIITMGIGTSFGTIPIIAAIYVPLAASIGFSPMATILLIGTAAALGDAGSPASDSTLGPTAGLNADGKHDHIWDTCVPTFLHYNIPLIIFGIVGAVIF